TCCCGCACTGCGCTGCTTGAGCAGGCCCACAGCTACCAGACCGAAGAAGAACGCCTGCGCCGCGAGCGCTGGCTGATCCTCGAGTTCCAGAAACGCTGGCCGGGCCTGCTGGCCATCGCCCTGCTCATCGCGCTCTCCCCCTACATCCGCCGCACGCTCTGGTACTTTGTCGGCCTTCCCCTTCTGACCCGCGCGCCGGGCATTCAGCTGGCCCCGCCGCCGGCCGACCGGGACGCCGCCGATGGCGAGTCCGGCAGCGCCGTGTTTGCCTGTCCCCAACTTCAATGCTCGTCGGCCGAGCGCACCCTCACCCTTTCCCTGGCCCCCGGCGATCGCCTGCTGGCCAGACCCGGCTACATCCTCTCCGACCGCCAGGGCGCCTCCACCGCCCTCTTCTTCGACCGGCGCGCCCCCAACATCTCGTTTATCTCCGGGTTGACCTTGCTCACCCGACTCAAGGGCACACACCCCCCTGAAACCGCTGGCGAACCTGCCGCACAAAATCCCGACCAGGAGCCCCTCCGCGAGGTGCTCCTGGGCTCTCCCCACGACGCCGACGCCTACCTGATGCGCGTCGACCTCCACGAGCACCCCGGGCTGGTCTTTCGCGCCTCACGCGTGGTGGCAGTGCGCGGCGATATCCGCATCGAGGCCCGCTGGCGCCTCTTTAACCTCCACGCCTGGGCCACCTCCCAGGTGCGTTTTCTGATCTTCAGCGGCACCGGCTCGCTCATTCTGGAGGGCTACGGGGATGTGAGCGCGCACCCTCTCCACGACGCCTCGGCCCGCGCCGAAAAACGCCAGCCCAACGTCCTCGGCTTCGACACCCGCCTCAGCTACCGCACTCGCCGCGCCGCCACCTTTTTGCCCTACCTTCTCGACCCGGAGCGCGAACCCCTGG
This is a stretch of genomic DNA from Lujinxingia sediminis. It encodes these proteins:
- a CDS encoding AIM24 family protein, producing MRLVAALTAALLKALLIVAGLMLLLFAGALLLGQAGPHLREVVETPQRLNDLQNARERDIAEAARQLALASGHQARIVAIDHQRQRALQSWEQETRAELARMEAAARDQVARTRQSVEQSRRAVEQSTRRMEARYCASLNPVDWWTCRTLRAQVERLEASAAMQRQAVARSARQIETQARQDAERFRASAEERLNASTAELEAHLEESERALLELEASRTALLEQAHSYQTEEERLRRERWLILEFQKRWPGLLAIALLIALSPYIRRTLWYFVGLPLLTRAPGIQLAPPPADRDAADGESGSAVFACPQLQCSSAERTLTLSLAPGDRLLARPGYILSDRQGASTALFFDRRAPNISFISGLTLLTRLKGTHPPETAGEPAAQNPDQEPLREVLLGSPHDADAYLMRVDLHEHPGLVFRASRVVAVRGDIRIEARWRLFNLHAWATSQVRFLIFSGTGSLILEGYGDVSAHPLHDASARAEKRQPNVLGFDTRLSYRTRRAATFLPYLLDPEREPLVVDLFEGRGTYFFEKNPAARKRDRSPAEVVAGFFLDATRRLLGI